GGGCTGCTTCGTCCTGGCATGAAGCGCACCGGCCGATGTCGGCCATGTGTCACGTTCCCGGCACATGGGTCGGGTACGGCAACTCCTCCGGCAGGAGCTCCGCCGCCTCGTCGAGCCCTCCGTCCCGCACCAGTTCGTGGATCTGCCGGGCGAGCGGGGTGACGTCACGGATGGACACCGTCCACTCGTCCGCGTAACGCCGCGCCGCCTCACCGCAGAGCCCGAGCTGGAGGGAGCGGTGCGGGAGCCGGTTCAGGCGCAGGTCGCGCTCGGGATCCCACTGGACGCGGGCCGGGCTCCGGCGCAGTTCGCGCTGCCAGGTGGCGCGGTCGGGGTGCACTCCCCGTACGTAATGCGAGAGTTCGGAGTTCGCCAGGGCCCAGTCGAAGCCCTCACGGGTGATCTCGACGGCCAGGACGGCCTCCTGACCCTCCTTCAGGGCCCAGCCGCAGCGATACATCATCCACAGAAAGCTCGGCTTGATCCATGTCATGCGATCACGCTTCCAGGCGCTCGGGAAGCGCCCGTCACGTGCAGCAGGAAGGCCGATGAACGGGCTGTACGCCTGGTAGACGGTGACGGTCGTGTCCGTGTGCTGGGCGCGGATCTCGTGCTGTGGCCTGGTCGGGATGGTCATGGCCCCATCACAGCACCGGCGCGGCCCGCGCGGCGAGCGAGTTACGGGTGCCGGCAACGACTTGATCGCGCTGCGGTGCGTGGGCCCGCGGCGGCTCCGAGATCACACGGCGGCGGCCCGTACGGATACAGCGTCCGTACGGGCCGTCGAGGTGGGGCGGTCGGTCAGTGGTTGCGCGGGAAGCCCAGGTCCACGCCCGCCGGGGCGTCGGCCGGGTCCGGCCAGCGGGTGGTGACGACCTTGCCGCGGGTGTAGAAGTGCACGCCGTCGTTGCCGTAGATGTGGTGGTCGCCGAAGAGGGAGTCCTTCCAGCCACCGAAGGAGTGGTAGCCGACCGGCACCGGGATCGGCACGTTGACGCCGACCATGCCGGCCTCGATCTCCAGCTGGAAGCGGCGGGCGGCGCCGCCGTCGCGGGTGAAGATCGCGGTGCCGTTGCCGAACGGCGAGGCGTTCATGAGGGCGACGCCCTCTTCGTACGTCTCGGTGCGCAGGACGCACAGCACCGGGCCGAAGATCTCGTCCTTGTACGCGTCCGAGTCGGTGGACACGTTGTCGAGGAGGGAGAGGCCGATCCAGTGGCCCTTCTCGAAGCCGTCGACGGTGAAGCCGGTGCCGTCGAGGACGACGTCGGCGCCCTGGGCGGCGGCGCCCGTGACGTAGGAGGCGACCTTGTCGCGGTGGGCCGCGGTGATCAGCGGGCCCATCTCGGACGTCGGGTCGTTGCCGGGGCCGATCTTGATCTTCTCGGCGCGCTCCTTGATCTTGGCGACGAGCTCGTCGGCGATGGAGCCGACCGCGACGACCGCGGAGATCGCCATGCAGCGCTCACCGGCGGAGCCGTACGCGGCGGAGACGGCGGCGTCGGCCGCGGCGTCGAGGTCCGCGTCCGGCAGCACCAGCATGTGGTTCTTCGCACCGCCGAGCGCCTGGACGCGCTTGCCGTTGGCGGAGGCGGTCGCGTGCATGTAGCGGGCGATCGGGGTGGAGCCGACGAAGGAGACCGCGGCGACGTCCGGGTGGTTCAGCAGTCCGTCGACGGCGACCTTGTCGCCGTGCAGCACGTTCAGCACGCCGTCCGGCAGTCCGGCCTCGGAGGCCAGCTCGGCCAGCAGGTTGGCGGCCGACGGGTCCTTCTCGCTGGGCTTGAGCACAAAGGTGTTTCCGCAGGCGACGGCGAGCGGGAACATCCACATAGGCACCATGGCCGGGAAGTTGAACGGGGTGATGCCCGCGACGACACCGAGCGACTGGCGGATCGAGGAGACGTCGACCCGGCTGGAGACCTGGGTGGACAGCTCGCCCTTGAGCTGGGTGGTGATCCCGCAGGCCAGCTCGACGATCTCCAGACCGCGGGCGACCTCGCCCAGCGCGTCCGAGTGCACCTTGCCGTGCTCGGCGGTGATCAGCGCGGCGATGTCGTCGCGGTGTGCGTCGAGGAGCGCGCGGTAGCGGAAGAGGACCGCGGTGCGGGCGGCGAGCGAGGACGTGCCCCAGGTGGCGTAGGCGTCCTTGGCGGCGGCGACCGCGGCGTCGACCTCTTCGAGGGAGGCGAGCGCGACCTGGGTGGTGACGGCGCCGGTGGCCGGGTCGGTGACCGGGCCGTAGTTGCCCGACGCGCCCTCGACGGTCTTGCCACCGATCCAGTGGTTGACGGTCTTCATGACAGAAACTCCTTCAGCGGCGACTTCAGAGGTGGTGGCGTCGGTCGGCGACGTGGCGGTCGTACTCTTCCCGGGCTTTCACGGCCGACGGCCGGGTGGCCGTTTCGGCTACGGGAACATCCCACCACGCCTGCGCCGGAGGGGGGCCCGACACTGTGTCTGCCGTTTCGGTCTCGACGTAGACACAAGTGGGGCGGTCCGCGGCGCGCGCCTCGGCGAGTGCTTCGCGCAGGTCACGTACGGTCTTGGCGCGCAGCACCCGCATCCCCAGCGAGCCCGCGTTGGCCGCGAGGTCGACGGGGAGCGGGGGGCCGGTGAAAGAGCCGTCCGCGGCGCGGTGGCGGTAGGCCGTACCGAAGCGTTCGCCGCCGACCGTCTCGGAGAGGCCGCCGATGGACGCGTAGCCGTGGTTCTGGAGGATGACCAGTTTCACGGGGAGTTCCTGCTGGACCGCGGTGACGATCTCGGTGGGGTTCATCAGATACGTGCCGTCGCCGACGAGGGCCCAGACGGGGCGGCCGGGGGCGGCCAGCTGGACGCCGATCGCGGCCGGGATCTCGTAGCCCATGCAGGAGTAGCCGTATTCGACGTGGTACTGGTGCGGGGAGCGGGCCCGCCAGAGTTTGTGCAGGTCGCCGGGGAGCGAGCCGGCGGCGTTGATCAGGATGTCGTCCTCGGTGACGAGGGCGTCGAGGAGGCCGAGTACCTGGGCCTGGGTGGGGCGGGTGTGCGGGTCATCGGCGGTGAACGCGGCGGTGACGCGCTGCTCCCAATTCTCCTTGGCGTCGGTGTACTCGGTCTCGTAGGACGGGTCGACACGGTGGTTGCGTGCGGCGAGCGCGGCGGTGAGGGCTTCGATGGCGGTGCGGGCGTCGGCGACGAGCGGGAGCGCGCCGAGCTTGTGGGCGTCGAAGCCGGTGATGTTGAGGTTGAGGAAGCGGACCGCCGGGTTCGGGAAGAGGGTGGCGGAGGCAGTGGTGAAGTCGGAGTAGCGGGTGCCGATGCCGATCACGAGGTCGGCGGTGCGGGCCAGCTCGTCGGCGGTCGCGGTGCCGGTGTGGCCGATGCCGCCGACGTCGGCGGGGTGGTCGTGGCGCAGGGAGCCCTTGCCGGCCTGGGTGGAGGCGACGGGGATGCGGGTGGCGGCGGCGAACGCGGCGAGGGTCTCCTGCGCCGCGCTGTGGTGCACCCCTCCGCCCGCCACGATCAGCGGCCTGCGGGCGCTGCGCACGGCTCGCACCGCCCGGTCGAGTTCGTACGGGTCGGGGGCGGGGCGGCGTACGTACCAGATGCGCTCGGCGAAGAACTCCTCCGGCCAGTCGTGCGCCTGTGCCTGTACGTCCTGCGGCAGCGCGAGCGTGACCGCTCCGGTCTCCGCCGGGTCGGCGAGGGTCCGCATGGCCTGGAGGGCGGCCGGGATCAGGGCCTCGGGGCGGGTGATCCGGTCGAAGTAGCGGGAGACGGGGCGCAGGCAGTCGTTGACGGAGATGTCGCCCGCGGCCGGGACTTCGAGCTGCTGGAGCACGGGGTCGGCGGGCCGGGTCGCGAAGGTGTCCCCGGGCAGGAGGAGGACGGGGAGGTGGTTGATGGTGGCGAGGGCGGCGCCGGTCACGAGGTTGGTGGCGCCGGGGCCGATGGAGGTGGTGACTGCGTGTGCGGAGAGCCGGCCGCACTGGCGGGCGTAGCCGACGGCTGCGTGCACCATGGCCTGCTCGTTGCGGCCCTGGAGATAGGGCATGGCCCGGCCCGACTCGACGAGCGCCTGGCCGATTCCGGCGACGTTGCCGTGGCCGAAGATGCCCCAGGTGGCGCTGATCAGGCGCTGTCGACGGCCGTCGCGCTCGGTGTACTGGCGGGACAGGAAGGACACCAGGGCCTGGGCCGTGGTGAGCCTGCGGGTGTGCGGTGCGCTCACGGGGTCGCCTCCGGTCCATGGAGCGGGAGTCTGTAGAGCGGAAGTCTGGGGTCCACCGGCTGCGAGGACCAGGTGTCGCGGATCCATTCGTGGTCGGGGTGGTCGCTGATCAGCCACTCCCGCTGCTCCCCCGGGCCCGCCATCACGTTGAGGTAGTAGAGGGTGCGGCCGGGGGCGGCGATGGACGGGCCGTGCCAGCCGTCGGGGATGAGGACCGCGTCGCCGCTGCGGACCTCGGCGAGGACGTCCGTACCGCCGTCCCGCGACGGCGACACCCGGTGGTAGCCGAGGCCGTCGTTCTCCACCTCGAAGTAGTAGATCTCCTCCAGTACGGACTCGACGCCGGGGCGGTGCTCGTCGTGCTTGTGCGGTGGGTAGGACGACCAGTTGCCGCCGGGGGTGAGGACCTCGACGGCGATCAGCCGGTCGCACTCGAACGCGTCGGCCGCGGCGAAGTTGTTGACCTGGCGGGAGCAGTTCCCGGAGCCGCGCAGCTCGACGGGTACCTCCGGCGCGGGGCCGTAGCGAGCGGGGAGTCGTCGCTCGCACTTCGCTCCTGCCAGGGCGAAGCGGCCTCCTGCGCCGGAGGCGATCTGTGCATGGGCGTCACGCGGTACGTACGCGAAGTCGGATACCCCGCTGAACACGCTTTCCCGGCCCAGCAGTTCAAAGATCTCATCTGAGGTATGCACCGTACAGCCACCGGTCAACGGCAGGACGATCCACTCGCTCTCCCCGGTGACGAGCGTGTGAACTCTTCCCGGCGCCAGTTCGAGCACGCGCAGGCTCGACCGTTCCCAGCCGGCCCGCTCCGGGTCGATACCGAGGGCGTAGGGGCCGCTTGCCGCGCTCCCGGCGCGGAGGTGGTACCGCGGTTCGTCGTGCGTCGTCATACCCATTTCCTGTCCGGTACCCCGTACGTACCCGTTCCTCTCGGCTCCAGCAGCGATACGGCCGTGTCGACGGCCGCGGCCACCTCCCCGTCGGCCGGGTAGAGCAGCGAACGCCCCACGACCAGGCCCTGGACGGTCGGCAGCCGCAGGGCCGTGCGCCATTTCTCGAACGCGCCGTCCAGGTCGTTGCCCACCTCCCCGCCCAGCAGCACGGCGGGAAGTGTCGATGTCTCCATCACCCGGGACATGTCGTCGGGATTCTTCGTGACGGGGACCTTGAGCCAGGTGTACGCGGATGTCCCGGCCAGGCCCGAGGCGATGGCGATCGAGGTGGTGACCGCCTCCGCGCCGAGGTCGTTGCGGAGGCGGCCGTCCAGGCGGCGGCAGAGGAACGGCTCGACGAAGACGGGCAGCCGGTGCGCGGCCATGGCGTCGATGGCGCGGGCGGTGGCGTGCATGGTGTCGAGCGAACCGGGGTCGTCGTAGTCGATGCGGAGCAGCAGTTTGCCCGCGTCGAAGCGGAGCCGGGCGAGGTCTTCGGGGCGGTGGCCGGTGAAGCGGTCGTCGAGTTCGAAGGCGGCGCCCGCGAGTCCGCCGCGGTTCATCGAGCCGATGACGACCTTGTTCTCCAGTGCGCCGAGGAGCAGCAGGTCGTCGAGGATGTCGGCGGTGGCGAGGACGCCGTCGACGCCGGGGCGGGAGAGGGCGAGGCAGAGCCGTTCCAGGAGCTCGAAGCGGTTAGCCATGGCCAGTTCGCGGTCGCCGACGGCGAGGGAGCCACGGGCCGGGTGGTCCGCCGCGATGATCATCAGGCGTCCGCCGCTGCCGACGAGGGGGCGTCTGTGGCGGCGCGCGGCCGCTTCGGCGACGGCTTCGGGGTGGCGCATGCGCAGCTGGACGAGTTCGGAGACCGAGGAGGCCGGGGGCGTCATGGGGTGGCTCCGGTGGGGCGGGAGGTGACGGCGCCTTCGGTCAGGGCCGCTTCGACTTCGCAGGGGAACGGCATGGCGGACGAGCAGGCGATCCGGGAGGCGACGATGGCGCCGGCTGCGTTGGCGTACCGCATGACGCGTTCGGTCTCCCAGCCTGCGAGCAGGCCGTGGCAGAGCGCCCCGCCGAAGGCGTCACCGGCGCCGAGGCCGTTGACGACCTCGACGGGCAGCGGCGGCACATCGGCCACCGTGCCGTCGCGGTGGACGGCGAGGACGCCCTTGGGGCCCTGCTTGACGACGGCGAGTTCCACGCCCGCGGCGATCAGGGCGCGGGCGGCCGCGTACGGTTCGCGCTCGCCGGTCGCGATCTCGCACTCGTCGAGGTTGCCGACGGCGACGGTGGCATGGGCGAGGGCCTCGCGGTAGCGGGCGGTGGGGGTGGAGCCCCGTGCGGGTTCTGTGGTGTCCCAGAACATCGGGCGCCAGTCGAGGTCGAAGACGGTGATGCCGGACCGGTCGCGGGCGCGCAGTGCGGCAAGGGTCGATGTGCGGCTCGGTTCGGCGCACAGCCCGGTGCCCGTCATCCAGAAGACCCGGGCGGAACGCACCGCTTCGAGGTCCAGCTCCCGTTCGTGGATCTCCAGGTCGGGGGCCTTGGGCTGCCGGTAGAAGTAGAGCGGGAAGTCGTCGGGCGGGAAGATCTCGCAGAAGGTGAGCGGGGTCGGATACGCGTCGACGGGCGTCACCCACCGGTCGTCCACCCCGAACTCCCGCAGCTGGTGGTGGAGATACTCCCCGAAGGCGTCCCGGCCGGTGCGGGTCACCACGGCGGTCCGCCGGCCGAGCCGGGCCGCCGCGACAGCGACATTGGTGGGCGAGCCACCGAGGAACTTCCCGAAAGTCTCGACCCGGGCCAGGGGCAGCCCGGTCTGCAAGGGGTAGAGATCCACACCGATCCGGCCCATGGTGATCACGTCGTACAGCTCAGGCATAAGCATCCCTTCGACCGGCGACCGGGGCGGCTGCTCCCAGGTCTAGCCCTCCCCCGGAACCCTGTCAATGCTTTGTCCGGACATACGGACGAATGATTGACACTCGCCCCGGGGGCCGGGAGGCTGGGCCGCATGACCTCCTCCGCATTGGCCCCGACCCGTGTCCGTATCGGTTCGGCACCCGACTCGTGGGGTGTGTGGTTCCCCGACGATCCGCGCCAGGTGCCCTGGCAACGCTTCCTCGACGAGGTCTCCGCGGCGGGTTACGAGTGGATCGAACTCGGCCCGTACGGCTACCTCCCGACCGATCCGGCCCGCCTTGCCGACGAGACCCGCGGCCGTGGTCTCACCGTCTCCGCGGGCACCGTTTTCACCGGATTGCACCACGGCCCGGACGTCTGGGACCGGACCTGGGCGCATGTCGCCGACATCGCGGCACTCACCCGGGCGATGGGCGCCGGGCATCTCGTGGTCATCCCGTCGTTCTGGCGCGACGACAGGACGGGCGAGGTCCTGGAGGACCGCACCCTCACTGCGCGGCAGTGGCGCGATCTCACCACCCAGACGGAGCGGCTGGGCCGCGAGGTGCGGGACCGCTTCGGGCTGCGGATCGTCGTCCATCCGCATGCCGACACCCATATCGACACCGAGGAGAACGTCAGCCGCTTCCTCGACGCCACCGATCCCGACCTCGTCTCGCTCTGCCTCGACACCGGCCACTACGCCTACTGCGGCGGCGACAGCGTCAGACTGATCGAGACCTACGGCGAACGGATCGGCTATCTGCACCTCAAGCAGGTCGACCCGGAGATCCTGGCCGAAGTCGTGGCCGGCGAGGTGCCGTTCGGGCCCGCCGTGGCGCGCGGGGTGATGTGCGAACCACCGGGCGGGGTGCCCGCGCTGGAGCCCGTGCTGGCCGCCGCCCGCAAGCTGGACGTCGACCTCTTCGCCATCGTCGAGCAGGACATGTATCCGTGCCCGCCCGACAAGCCCTTTCCCATCGCCCGCCGCACCCGGGAATTCCTACGCTCCTGCGGCGGCGCGCACCGGGCCCCCTGACACGCCGAGCGGCCCCGGGAAGTGACGTGGAGGCGGTAGGCGGTGTTGTCCTCGATGAGGAGTCGGTGCGCGGTTCCCGGCCGCGCACCGCCGCCGCGCGCATCACCACGCACCTCCACGCACCTCCACGCACCTCCACGCACTAGGAGCAACTCGCCATGATCCGGAAGATGCTGTCGTCCCGCAGGGCGGCCGGAACCTCGGCCCTGGCCGCCGTCGCCCTGGCAGCCGCCCTCGCCACCGCCCCCGGCGCCTCGGCCGACGAGCACAACCCGCCGCCACCACCCGGCTCCAGCGCGGTCTGCGCCTTCTACGACGGCGACGGGCTCACCGTCTACGGCGAGCAGGGCGAGCGGGTGTCCCAGGTCCAGTGCATTCTGGCCAACCGGCACTACCTGCCGTGGTCCGCGGTCGACGGAACGTTCGGCCCCGAGACCCTCCTCGCCGTACAGCGCTTCCAGGCAAACCACCCGCCGCTCACACCGGACGGCCTGGTCACCCCGGCCACCTGGTCGGCGCTCTGGCACGCGGGACCCGATCGCGTGACCCCGCTGCCGTATCCGCGGGCGTAACTCCGCACGCCTCCTCCCCTACCGGCGGCCCCCTTGGGCACCATGCATGCCTTCTGTCACAGAGATCACCTTCTCGTCACGCATGTCTCCATTACGCGGGTCTTGCGTAACAGGCGCTCGACAGCCCCTCCCCGGAACTCGGTCCATGTCGTTGCACCGGGCACAGGCTGAGCGATCGTCAGCGTCCGCGCCGCGGCTCCCCCGACGGCCTTCCCGGCTGCCGCTGCGGTGCAGAGAGGTGTCATCTATGACGGACAGAAGACTCTGGTCCTACAAGGACATTGCCGCGCACATCCGGGTGCAGCCGGACACCGTCCGCTCGTACCGCAAACACGGCCTCCTCCCGTCACCCGACCACGTGGAGAGCGGCAAGCCCTACTGGTACGCGGACACCATCCGTGCCTGGGTCGCCTCAAGACCCGGCAATCGAGGACGCAGGGACTGACACCTCAGGCCCCGTACGGCGAACGGCCCCCACCCCGCCGCCGTACGGGGCCTCACTCTTCGTCCGGGCGTACGGTCAGACTCTCGACGGCTCGATGATCGTCACCCCTGCCCCGGGCGCCGTCCCCATCGCGGCGAGCGCCGCGGGGGCCGCGTCCAGGCCGATGGTGGAGGTCACCAGCAGGTCGGGGCGGAGTGCGCCGGCCAGGACCAGGTCCATCATCGGCGGGTACGCGTGCGCGGCCATGCCGTGGCTGCCGAAGATCTCCAGCTCCAGGCCGATCACGCGCGCCATGGGCACGACGGGGTCACCGGCCGCCGTGGGCAGCAGCCCGACCTGCACATGGCGGCCCTGTCGACGCAGGCTCCGCACGGAGGCGGCGCAGGTGACCGGGGAGCCCAGGGCGTCGAGCGACAGATGGGCCCCGCCGCCCGTCAGCTCGCGCACCGCCTCGTCCGCCCCGCCCGGGTACGCGGAGGCGTCCACGCACTCCACCGCGCCGAATGCGCGCGCCAGTTCGAGAGCGTCCGCCGAGATGTCGACCGCGACGACCCTGGCCCCACAGGCCGCCGCGATCATGACGGCAGACAGTCCGACCCCTCCGCAGCCGTGCACCGCGACCCACTCCCCCGGCGCCACCCGCCCCTGAGCCACGACCGCCCGGAACGCCGTGGCGAACCTGCACCCCAGACCGGCCGCCGTGGCGAAGGAGAGTCCCTCGGGCACGGCGACCAGATTGACGTCGGCCTGCTCCAGCGCCACGTACTCGGCGAACGAACCCCAGTGCGTGAAGCCGGGCTGGGTCTGCCGCTCGCAGACCTGCTGGGCTCCGGCCGCGCAGGCGGCGCAACGGCCGCACGCGCAGACGAAGGGCACGGTGACCCGGTCGCCTGGCCGCCAGTTGACGACACCGCTCCCCACCGCCTCCACCACACCGGCCAGTTCATGACCGGGCACATGGGGCAGAGCGATGTCCGGGTCGTGACCCATCCAGCCGTGCCAGTCGCTGCGGCACAGCCCGGTGGCCTCGACGCGGACCACGACGCCCTGCCCGGAGGGGCTCGGATCCGGCACCTCCCGCACCCGGGCGTCCTGCCCGAACTCCTCGAACACCACCGCTCGCATCGGCCCAGCCCTTCGTTCGGCCCCGCTGTCCGGGCGGCCGAATCTACGCCCCGCTGATGACCTTGTCCCGCTCCGGAGCGTCCTTCGACATCTCCTCCACCGGAACCGGCGCGGACTCTCCTTCGCTCAGGCCGAATCTCCGGTAAAAGGCCCGCAGCGGGGCGGGCGCCCACCAGCTGACCTTGCCCATCAGCTTCATCACGGAAGGAACCAGCAGGCTGCGCACCACCATGGCGTCCATCAGCACGGCCACGGCGATGCCGAGGCCCAGCATCTTGGTGTTGGCCACCCGTGACGTACCGATGGCGACCATCACCACTGCCAGGATCACGGCTGCCGCGGTAATCAGCCCGCCGGTGTGCCGCAGCCCGAAGGTCACCGACCGCTCGTGGTCCCCGGTGCGGTCGTACTCCTCCTTGATCCGGGAGAGCAGGAAGACCCCGTAGTCCATGGAGAGTCCGAAGGCGACGCAGAACATCAGTACCGGCAGGGTCGTCTCTATGTCTCCGGTACTGGTGAAGGAGAGCAGCCCGGACAGATGCCCGTCCTGGAAGACCCAGACGACCGCTCCGACCTATGGCGCCGCATTCCTCCCGCACCATCTGACGCTCCCGCTGGACCGGATGCTGGACGCCATCCTCGACCCGCTGATCGCCTTCAACTGCGAGAATCCGG
This sequence is a window from Streptomyces sp. NBC_01217. Protein-coding genes within it:
- the iolD gene encoding 3D-(3,5/4)-trihydroxycyclohexane-1,2-dione acylhydrolase (decyclizing), encoding MDPRHLVLAAGGPQTSALQTPAPWTGGDPVSAPHTRRLTTAQALVSFLSRQYTERDGRRQRLISATWGIFGHGNVAGIGQALVESGRAMPYLQGRNEQAMVHAAVGYARQCGRLSAHAVTTSIGPGATNLVTGAALATINHLPVLLLPGDTFATRPADPVLQQLEVPAAGDISVNDCLRPVSRYFDRITRPEALIPAALQAMRTLADPAETGAVTLALPQDVQAQAHDWPEEFFAERIWYVRRPAPDPYELDRAVRAVRSARRPLIVAGGGVHHSAAQETLAAFAAATRIPVASTQAGKGSLRHDHPADVGGIGHTGTATADELARTADLVIGIGTRYSDFTTASATLFPNPAVRFLNLNITGFDAHKLGALPLVADARTAIEALTAALAARNHRVDPSYETEYTDAKENWEQRVTAAFTADDPHTRPTQAQVLGLLDALVTEDDILINAAGSLPGDLHKLWRARSPHQYHVEYGYSCMGYEIPAAIGVQLAAPGRPVWALVGDGTYLMNPTEIVTAVQQELPVKLVILQNHGYASIGGLSETVGGERFGTAYRHRAADGSFTGPPLPVDLAANAGSLGMRVLRAKTVRDLREALAEARAADRPTCVYVETETADTVSGPPPAQAWWDVPVAETATRPSAVKAREEYDRHVADRRHHL
- the iolB gene encoding 5-deoxy-glucuronate isomerase, yielding MTTHDEPRYHLRAGSAASGPYALGIDPERAGWERSSLRVLELAPGRVHTLVTGESEWIVLPLTGGCTVHTSDEIFELLGRESVFSGVSDFAYVPRDAHAQIASGAGGRFALAGAKCERRLPARYGPAPEVPVELRGSGNCSRQVNNFAAADAFECDRLIAVEVLTPGGNWSSYPPHKHDEHRPGVESVLEEIYYFEVENDGLGYHRVSPSRDGGTDVLAEVRSGDAVLIPDGWHGPSIAAPGRTLYYLNVMAGPGEQREWLISDHPDHEWIRDTWSSQPVDPRLPLYRLPLHGPEATP
- a CDS encoding helix-turn-helix transcriptional regulator, coding for MTDRRLWSYKDIAAHIRVQPDTVRSYRKHGLLPSPDHVESGKPYWYADTIRAWVASRPGNRGRRD
- a CDS encoding sugar phosphate isomerase/epimerase family protein is translated as MTSSALAPTRVRIGSAPDSWGVWFPDDPRQVPWQRFLDEVSAAGYEWIELGPYGYLPTDPARLADETRGRGLTVSAGTVFTGLHHGPDVWDRTWAHVADIAALTRAMGAGHLVVIPSFWRDDRTGEVLEDRTLTARQWRDLTTQTERLGREVRDRFGLRIVVHPHADTHIDTEENVSRFLDATDPDLVSLCLDTGHYAYCGGDSVRLIETYGERIGYLHLKQVDPEILAEVVAGEVPFGPAVARGVMCEPPGGVPALEPVLAAARKLDVDLFAIVEQDMYPCPPDKPFPIARRTREFLRSCGGAHRAP
- a CDS encoding CoA-acylating methylmalonate-semialdehyde dehydrogenase — protein: MKTVNHWIGGKTVEGASGNYGPVTDPATGAVTTQVALASLEEVDAAVAAAKDAYATWGTSSLAARTAVLFRYRALLDAHRDDIAALITAEHGKVHSDALGEVARGLEIVELACGITTQLKGELSTQVSSRVDVSSIRQSLGVVAGITPFNFPAMVPMWMFPLAVACGNTFVLKPSEKDPSAANLLAELASEAGLPDGVLNVLHGDKVAVDGLLNHPDVAAVSFVGSTPIARYMHATASANGKRVQALGGAKNHMLVLPDADLDAAADAAVSAAYGSAGERCMAISAVVAVGSIADELVAKIKERAEKIKIGPGNDPTSEMGPLITAAHRDKVASYVTGAAAQGADVVLDGTGFTVDGFEKGHWIGLSLLDNVSTDSDAYKDEIFGPVLCVLRTETYEEGVALMNASPFGNGTAIFTRDGGAARRFQLEIEAGMVGVNVPIPVPVGYHSFGGWKDSLFGDHHIYGNDGVHFYTRGKVVTTRWPDPADAPAGVDLGFPRNH
- the iolC gene encoding 5-dehydro-2-deoxygluconokinase, whose translation is MPELYDVITMGRIGVDLYPLQTGLPLARVETFGKFLGGSPTNVAVAAARLGRRTAVVTRTGRDAFGEYLHHQLREFGVDDRWVTPVDAYPTPLTFCEIFPPDDFPLYFYRQPKAPDLEIHERELDLEAVRSARVFWMTGTGLCAEPSRTSTLAALRARDRSGITVFDLDWRPMFWDTTEPARGSTPTARYREALAHATVAVGNLDECEIATGEREPYAAARALIAAGVELAVVKQGPKGVLAVHRDGTVADVPPLPVEVVNGLGAGDAFGGALCHGLLAGWETERVMRYANAAGAIVASRIACSSAMPFPCEVEAALTEGAVTSRPTGATP
- a CDS encoding DUF4291 domain-containing protein translates to MTIPTRPQHEIRAQHTDTTVTVYQAYSPFIGLPAARDGRFPSAWKRDRMTWIKPSFLWMMYRCGWALKEGQEAVLAVEITREGFDWALANSELSHYVRGVHPDRATWQRELRRSPARVQWDPERDLRLNRLPHRSLQLGLCGEAARRYADEWTVSIRDVTPLARQIHELVRDGGLDEAAELLPEELPYPTHVPGT
- a CDS encoding peptidoglycan-binding domain-containing protein; this translates as MIRKMLSSRRAAGTSALAAVALAAALATAPGASADEHNPPPPPGSSAVCAFYDGDGLTVYGEQGERVSQVQCILANRHYLPWSAVDGTFGPETLLAVQRFQANHPPLTPDGLVTPATWSALWHAGPDRVTPLPYPRA
- a CDS encoding Cgl0159 family (beta/alpha)8-fold protein, which encodes MTPPASSVSELVQLRMRHPEAVAEAAARRHRRPLVGSGGRLMIIAADHPARGSLAVGDRELAMANRFELLERLCLALSRPGVDGVLATADILDDLLLLGALENKVVIGSMNRGGLAGAAFELDDRFTGHRPEDLARLRFDAGKLLLRIDYDDPGSLDTMHATARAIDAMAAHRLPVFVEPFLCRRLDGRLRNDLGAEAVTTSIAIASGLAGTSAYTWLKVPVTKNPDDMSRVMETSTLPAVLLGGEVGNDLDGAFEKWRTALRLPTVQGLVVGRSLLYPADGEVAAAVDTAVSLLEPRGTGTYGVPDRKWV
- a CDS encoding zinc-dependent alcohol dehydrogenase family protein produces the protein MRAVVFEEFGQDARVREVPDPSPSGQGVVVRVEATGLCRSDWHGWMGHDPDIALPHVPGHELAGVVEAVGSGVVNWRPGDRVTVPFVCACGRCAACAAGAQQVCERQTQPGFTHWGSFAEYVALEQADVNLVAVPEGLSFATAAGLGCRFATAFRAVVAQGRVAPGEWVAVHGCGGVGLSAVMIAAACGARVVAVDISADALELARAFGAVECVDASAYPGGADEAVRELTGGGAHLSLDALGSPVTCAASVRSLRRQGRHVQVGLLPTAAGDPVVPMARVIGLELEIFGSHGMAAHAYPPMMDLVLAGALRPDLLVTSTIGLDAAPAALAAMGTAPGAGVTIIEPSRV